One genomic window of Leptospira paudalimensis includes the following:
- a CDS encoding rubrerythrin gives MGQVTETKNDSIPKVLQAIITNETNHALWLNTLSLLEHIGSRKILLTQSSEDTSEMILRHATEEARHALFFKKAARTIQPEFRSGYQNSSLVRGTAARIYFAKLDTLVRRNLRKVFPEEKTFTYLAYLYTTTVIEKRAMVIYTAYDEILNESGSPIRLTNLILEEEGHLSEMSAEMFRLDPDASERLAQLEEEEAKIFARFWRQISEFSLN, from the coding sequence ATGGGCCAAGTGACAGAGACAAAAAACGATTCGATCCCAAAAGTTTTACAAGCCATCATCACAAATGAGACAAACCATGCTCTTTGGCTGAACACACTCTCCCTCCTCGAACACATCGGATCCCGAAAAATCCTTCTCACACAATCAAGCGAAGATACCTCCGAAATGATTCTACGCCATGCCACAGAAGAAGCAAGGCATGCCCTCTTTTTCAAAAAAGCCGCAAGGACGATCCAACCTGAGTTCCGCTCTGGGTACCAAAACTCCTCACTGGTTCGAGGGACTGCTGCAAGAATTTATTTCGCAAAACTAGACACCCTGGTACGCAGGAACTTAAGGAAAGTTTTCCCAGAGGAAAAAACCTTCACTTACCTTGCTTACTTGTACACCACAACCGTGATTGAAAAACGTGCCATGGTCATCTACACCGCGTATGACGAAATTTTGAACGAGTCCGGTTCTCCTATCCGCCTAACCAACCTCATCCTAGAAGAGGAAGGCCATTTGTCCGAGATGAGCGCAGAAATGTTCCGTTTGGACCCAGATGCTTCCGAAAGGCTTGCCCAGTTGGAAGAGGAAGAAGCGAAAATTTTCGCCCGTTTTTGGCGCCAAATCAGCGAATTCTCCCTAAATTAA
- a CDS encoding 1-acyl-sn-glycerol-3-phosphate acyltransferase, with the protein MSIKSFIPAKFNLPALWFTDLTLPLLNKLVHNIDSIEISENDIKTLKSLQKERLVYISNHPTTKEPGVAFHVANIMGSRFHYMAAREVFEWGYGFVGDFIQSIGAYSVLAGAPDRESLKASRSILANNSGKLALFPEGEPTSGMNDTLLPFQPGVAQLGIWGLEDALKQDPNATIWVLPTFIKYRMTSSIQSMQRDIDQSLTRMEERLGISKMGKDIVHRFLSVGKRMMEREEKEYGVPVDESKADDFDYRLGRMRHAMLDNIARKANIPKWDGDANAIEKLRKILSVLEMVSVGMPDPNGELPSLEMARWARNAATKAYDFISIQTAYIKELPSPERLYEFLYRYENEILGETKSRPHKAIVRLGKPFKINDYLGSYKEDKKKTIDNITERLRDELQSMLVDEKSKSNPLFPSQYIF; encoded by the coding sequence ATGTCAATCAAATCCTTCATTCCTGCAAAGTTCAATCTCCCTGCTCTTTGGTTTACCGATCTGACACTACCTCTTCTCAACAAATTGGTTCACAATATCGATTCGATTGAAATCTCTGAAAATGACATAAAAACTTTAAAATCCTTACAAAAAGAACGCCTGGTGTACATTTCCAACCATCCTACAACCAAAGAACCGGGTGTTGCCTTCCATGTTGCAAACATTATGGGATCTCGTTTTCATTACATGGCAGCAAGGGAGGTATTTGAATGGGGGTATGGGTTTGTTGGTGATTTTATCCAGTCAATTGGAGCATACTCCGTGTTAGCTGGTGCACCTGACCGCGAATCCTTAAAAGCCTCAAGATCCATCCTTGCAAACAACTCTGGAAAACTAGCTCTGTTTCCAGAAGGGGAACCCACAAGTGGAATGAATGATACCCTTCTGCCCTTCCAACCAGGAGTGGCCCAACTGGGAATTTGGGGACTGGAAGACGCACTCAAACAAGATCCAAATGCAACTATCTGGGTACTCCCTACTTTCATCAAATATAGGATGACGAGTTCCATCCAATCCATGCAACGAGACATCGACCAAAGTTTGACCAGAATGGAAGAGAGGCTCGGAATTTCCAAAATGGGAAAGGACATCGTGCACCGATTTTTATCAGTGGGAAAACGAATGATGGAACGGGAAGAAAAAGAATATGGTGTGCCCGTTGACGAAAGTAAAGCAGATGATTTTGATTACCGATTGGGTCGGATGCGACATGCCATGTTAGATAATATCGCAAGAAAAGCGAACATCCCAAAATGGGACGGAGATGCCAATGCAATCGAAAAACTGAGAAAGATACTCAGTGTTCTCGAAATGGTTTCAGTTGGTATGCCTGATCCCAATGGAGAACTCCCTAGTTTGGAAATGGCAAGGTGGGCAAGGAATGCCGCCACAAAAGCTTACGATTTTATCTCCATCCAAACTGCTTATATCAAAGAATTACCGAGCCCAGAACGCCTGTATGAATTTTTGTACCGTTACGAAAACGAAATTTTGGGTGAAACAAAATCCAGGCCCCACAAAGCAATCGTTAGGTTAGGAAAACCATTTAAGATCAATGACTATCTTGGTTCTTATAAGGAGGACAAAAAGAAAACAATAGACAACATTACCGAACGTCTAAGAGATGAGTTACAATCTATGTTAGTAGATGAAAAGTCCAAATCAAATCCACTATTCCCGAGCCAGTATATTTTTTAA
- the lmtA gene encoding lipid A Kdo2 1-phosphate O-methyltransferase, whose amino-acid sequence MALIEELNQQGNFLFRWRSYIPGVILFLSLLYLPYVPYFQGNYMSNLYWLTAAFVVSLAGLFVRCFTIGYTPKNTSGRNTKQQVADVVNQSGIYSLVRHPLYVGNFLLYLGPVLILRDFAFALVYIMFFYLYYERIIFAEEYFLRGKFKDAYLKWADKTPAFIPRLSGYVKPNLDFSFRNIWKREYPSLFGIIVVFTVFDLIQIYFQEPNLRAVDIVGIWKPFHTWFFGFGLVFYVVTRLIVKTTKLLEVDGR is encoded by the coding sequence ATGGCACTTATAGAAGAACTCAACCAACAAGGCAATTTTCTCTTCCGATGGCGCTCCTACATTCCTGGAGTCATTTTGTTCCTTTCCTTACTGTATCTACCGTATGTTCCTTATTTCCAAGGGAACTATATGTCCAATTTGTATTGGTTAACAGCTGCATTTGTAGTTAGTTTAGCAGGTCTTTTTGTAAGATGTTTTACCATTGGTTACACTCCCAAAAATACATCCGGGCGAAATACAAAACAACAAGTAGCAGATGTCGTCAACCAATCAGGGATTTACTCTCTTGTGAGACATCCCCTTTATGTGGGAAACTTTTTACTGTATTTGGGACCTGTCCTCATCTTACGGGACTTTGCTTTTGCATTAGTTTACATCATGTTCTTTTACTTATATTATGAAAGGATTATCTTCGCTGAAGAATATTTCCTTCGTGGTAAATTCAAAGATGCTTATTTGAAATGGGCAGACAAAACACCAGCATTTATCCCTCGTTTGTCGGGTTATGTAAAACCGAATTTGGATTTTTCTTTTCGTAACATTTGGAAACGAGAATACCCAAGTTTGTTCGGAATCATCGTTGTGTTTACGGTGTTTGATTTAATCCAAATTTATTTCCAAGAACCAAATTTACGAGCAGTTGACATTGTTGGGATCTGGAAACCATTTCATACTTGGTTTTTTGGTTTTGGACTTGTGTTTTATGTTGTCACACGTCTGATCGTAAAGACCACCAAACTTTTAGAAGTCGATGGACGCTAA
- a CDS encoding AAA family ATPase: MKHGLILGKFYPPHKGHLHLIREAKKQCDVLTVLVCSLNQEIIPGALRFEWMKELLPIQNINIIWVKDENPQFPEDHPHFWQIWKQTIESHSPYPIHSLFTSETYGDPLASVLGCKHIPVDIGRNQIPISATKIREFPLKYWEYIPEPIRPYFVKKIVLTGSESVGKTTLAKKLAELFQTNWIPEFAREYLEKKPSPMEESDFLPIAKGHLLSEVETTKTSNGLLFLDTDLLTTKVYLERYYKSEIPWLTERALGLRYDASLFLDIDIPWEKDKLRDLGEEREEMKTRFLIAMEEAKRDYFLVKGNFLEREKLAIEFVNQIKDQPINPLSFTKEQIHLRKIE; encoded by the coding sequence ATGAAACATGGACTCATCTTAGGCAAGTTTTACCCACCTCACAAAGGACATTTGCATTTGATACGGGAAGCAAAAAAACAATGCGACGTTTTGACTGTTCTTGTTTGTTCCTTAAATCAGGAAATCATTCCTGGTGCACTTCGATTTGAATGGATGAAAGAACTCCTGCCAATTCAAAACATAAACATCATATGGGTAAAAGATGAAAACCCACAATTCCCCGAAGACCATCCCCATTTTTGGCAGATATGGAAACAAACCATTGAGTCCCATTCGCCATACCCCATTCATTCTCTCTTTACATCTGAAACCTATGGAGACCCACTAGCATCTGTTTTAGGATGCAAACACATACCTGTTGATATTGGAAGAAACCAAATTCCAATCTCTGCTACAAAAATCCGTGAATTCCCACTGAAGTATTGGGAATACATTCCTGAACCGATTCGACCTTATTTTGTAAAAAAAATTGTACTTACGGGGAGTGAATCGGTGGGGAAAACAACACTAGCGAAAAAACTAGCTGAATTGTTCCAAACCAATTGGATCCCTGAATTTGCCAGAGAATACTTAGAAAAAAAACCAAGTCCAATGGAAGAATCTGATTTTTTACCAATCGCAAAAGGACACTTATTATCAGAGGTCGAAACAACCAAAACTTCCAACGGGCTTTTATTTTTAGATACGGATTTACTTACGACAAAAGTTTATTTGGAACGGTATTACAAGTCAGAAATCCCTTGGCTCACCGAACGAGCGCTTGGTTTACGTTATGATGCCTCTTTATTTTTAGACATCGACATCCCTTGGGAAAAGGACAAATTACGGGACTTAGGTGAAGAAAGAGAGGAGATGAAAACTCGATTTTTAATAGCGATGGAAGAGGCAAAACGAGATTATTTTTTGGTGAAAGGGAATTTTTTAGAAAGAGAAAAACTTGCGATCGAGTTTGTGAACCAAATCAAAGACCAACCAATCAATCCTTTATCATTCACAAAAGAGCAGATTCATTTACGTAAGATTGAATGA
- a CDS encoding phenylacetate--CoA ligase family protein: protein MDSKRTPLLREEWDLELQKMFESRFSPKWNANIGDRIGEEEFQFVKSFQNDLISAKEHSLYQTKESILSFIETYFKSSIFFRKQLEGIHWKQNFESIPFTNRDDLQTNIVDIIPIDADLQDMVINPTSGTTGKPILAPNHPKAIGCYVPLIEYSVRKFGVTPIHSPKSTFAIQLCYQVNTIVYATCHSLAGGAKFAKINIHPNSWNKTTDLQNFLLEFSPQILTGDPYAFESAMKMGIKYKPEAIHSTALELTPALRNNLSEYFQCPVINFYSLNETGPIAYSCPKDPEWMHLLPHDLYLEVISNQTFTPLPTGNVGEIVLTGGRNPYLPLLRYRTGDQGEIQYGTCECGDHFPRLRLLSGRKPVYFQKPNGETINPIDVARILRKNPIIYQFQVEQITDVRWECRLSLSEVIGISESNLEKEKTKIKAELESLFGEGSQVNISTNFPLDGKKQIVFINSYLSQRESKS from the coding sequence TTGGATTCAAAAAGAACACCACTTTTACGAGAGGAATGGGATCTCGAATTACAAAAAATGTTCGAATCACGTTTTTCACCTAAGTGGAATGCAAATATTGGGGACCGAATTGGCGAAGAGGAATTTCAATTTGTAAAATCCTTTCAGAATGACCTAATCTCTGCAAAAGAACATTCTCTGTATCAGACAAAAGAATCGATCCTCTCCTTTATCGAAACTTACTTCAAATCATCTATATTTTTTAGAAAACAATTGGAAGGGATCCATTGGAAACAAAACTTTGAGTCCATCCCCTTTACAAACCGTGACGACTTACAAACAAACATCGTAGACATTATCCCAATAGATGCCGACCTACAGGATATGGTGATCAATCCCACTTCTGGAACAACAGGAAAACCCATCCTTGCACCAAACCACCCCAAGGCGATTGGATGTTATGTGCCTCTTATTGAATATAGTGTAAGAAAATTTGGAGTAACTCCCATCCATTCTCCAAAGTCCACCTTTGCCATTCAACTTTGTTACCAAGTGAATACAATTGTATATGCCACCTGCCATAGTTTGGCGGGAGGAGCAAAATTTGCAAAAATCAATATCCATCCTAATTCTTGGAACAAAACTACCGATTTACAAAACTTTCTTCTAGAATTTTCCCCACAAATTTTAACGGGAGACCCTTATGCATTTGAATCGGCAATGAAAATGGGTATCAAATACAAACCAGAAGCGATTCACTCCACCGCATTAGAGTTAACACCTGCTTTACGAAATAATCTATCTGAATACTTCCAATGCCCCGTTATCAATTTTTATTCGCTTAATGAAACTGGTCCCATCGCTTATTCCTGTCCCAAAGATCCAGAATGGATGCACCTTTTGCCACATGATTTGTATCTAGAGGTGATCTCCAATCAAACATTCACACCACTCCCCACTGGCAATGTGGGTGAGATTGTCCTCACAGGTGGAAGGAATCCTTACTTGCCTCTCCTTAGGTATAGAACTGGTGACCAAGGAGAAATCCAGTATGGAACTTGCGAATGTGGGGACCATTTTCCTCGCTTACGCCTGTTATCTGGCAGAAAACCAGTGTACTTTCAGAAACCAAACGGGGAAACGATCAATCCAATTGATGTGGCAAGGATTCTCAGAAAAAATCCCATCATTTACCAATTCCAAGTGGAACAAATAACGGACGTAAGATGGGAATGTAGGTTATCACTTTCTGAGGTGATAGGAATAAGTGAATCCAACTTGGAAAAAGAAAAAACGAAAATTAAAGCAGAACTTGAATCCCTTTTTGGAGAAGGATCTCAAGTGAATATAAGCACCAATTTTCCGTTAGATGGAAAAAAACAAATTGTTTTTATCAATTCCTATCTTTCCCAAAGGGAATCAAAATCATGA
- a CDS encoding VWA domain-containing protein: MDFVKVWESKWEEALKLWSDYVKLSPAKFLFSEEEEKTEGLTTSFAAIRLKDHRVLLSVNQIQNYHLEDFALEILGHEIGHHVYCPGDLADQAKLVYISNVAMPRLNHLTPMIVNIYEDLFINDHLKRQNHLRMEEVYLKLGKQKDPFWNFYMRTYELLWALPTGTLTEGTLSDQIQSDAALVSRMIRNFPNDWSKGMFDFASICFPYFFEGEKESESNQLKSLLDTLDAGKGMSPPSGLSDVEISSELFPLEGVTGSKNSLSPSDYSTICKSMGIEADISEITYRYYKDKALPYLVPFPERRTPGAKEEILEGNDLWDPGSPIEKINWLESTIKSPVIIPGYTTVEDVYGETSSNEIKVNPIDLDLFVDCSGSMPNPQQDLSYLTLAGAIIALSALKTGSSVRVTLWSGEREFLTTDGFIQNEKEILKVLTGYFGGGTCFPLELLEEEYKEPPKRKRHILVISDDGIDTMFTQNYPRDPRTIVKKALEQAQGGGSMVLQLYQPNHNPVVKELEHCGWDIYPIQNWTDLLQFSKDFVEKNYVRNQTLH, translated from the coding sequence GTGGATTTTGTCAAGGTTTGGGAATCAAAATGGGAAGAAGCTCTCAAACTTTGGAGTGATTATGTAAAACTATCACCTGCAAAATTTTTATTTTCAGAAGAAGAGGAAAAAACAGAAGGACTCACTACATCCTTTGCTGCCATTCGCTTAAAAGACCATAGAGTCTTACTTTCTGTGAACCAAATCCAAAACTATCATCTCGAAGATTTTGCATTGGAAATTTTAGGACATGAAATCGGACACCATGTGTATTGCCCAGGTGATTTGGCCGACCAAGCAAAACTTGTTTATATATCGAACGTTGCCATGCCAAGGCTAAATCACCTAACTCCGATGATCGTGAATATTTACGAAGATTTGTTTATCAACGACCATCTCAAACGACAAAATCATTTAAGAATGGAAGAAGTATACCTAAAGTTAGGAAAACAGAAGGATCCATTTTGGAATTTTTATATGCGTACTTATGAGTTATTGTGGGCACTTCCCACTGGAACTCTCACCGAAGGCACGTTAAGTGACCAAATCCAATCGGACGCTGCTTTAGTCTCTCGTATGATTCGAAATTTCCCCAATGATTGGTCAAAAGGTATGTTCGATTTTGCTAGTATTTGTTTCCCTTATTTTTTTGAAGGGGAAAAAGAATCTGAATCAAATCAGTTAAAATCGTTATTAGACACACTTGATGCAGGGAAAGGGATGAGTCCACCTTCTGGTTTATCAGATGTAGAAATTTCTTCCGAACTATTTCCATTAGAAGGAGTCACTGGTTCCAAAAATTCACTTTCTCCTTCTGATTATTCAACCATTTGTAAAAGTATGGGTATTGAAGCTGATATTTCGGAAATCACATATCGATATTATAAAGATAAAGCACTACCATACCTTGTTCCATTTCCCGAACGGAGAACTCCTGGAGCAAAAGAAGAAATCCTAGAAGGAAATGATTTATGGGATCCTGGATCTCCAATTGAAAAAATCAATTGGTTGGAATCTACGATCAAAAGTCCTGTGATCATTCCTGGTTACACAACAGTGGAAGATGTTTATGGTGAGACCTCATCGAATGAAATCAAGGTGAACCCAATCGACTTAGACTTGTTTGTTGACTGTTCTGGATCAATGCCCAATCCGCAGCAAGATTTATCTTACTTAACATTGGCTGGTGCTATTATCGCACTGTCTGCTCTGAAAACAGGTAGTTCTGTAAGAGTTACCTTATGGTCAGGGGAAAGGGAATTTTTAACCACCGATGGATTCATTCAGAATGAAAAGGAAATTTTAAAAGTACTGACAGGTTATTTTGGAGGGGGAACTTGTTTTCCACTAGAATTATTGGAAGAAGAATACAAAGAACCTCCTAAACGGAAAAGGCATATCCTTGTGATCTCCGATGATGGAATTGATACGATGTTCACGCAAAACTACCCAAGGGATCCGAGGACAATAGTTAAGAAGGCACTCGAACAAGCGCAAGGTGGAGGTTCTATGGTTTTACAACTTTACCAACCAAACCATAATCCTGTGGTAAAAGAATTGGAACATTGTGGATGGGACATTTATCCCATTCAAAATTGGACAGATTTACTTCAGTTTAGCAAAGATTTCGTAGAAAAAAATTATGTTAGAAATCAGACATTACATTAA
- a CDS encoding AAA family ATPase translates to MTSTPNKLSASPTIPQNKSKEKKFDISDILEDGPIPLGKGDTQNLDLDEKLRKAYFWITNFAIINPFYDIEYNDTPPLRFSIGDSKSTITLPTAQSYSSFVLLPLLSLIVKGKCLLVGGPGRGKTASAILMGVLAGYSIKEIKRAIQHGQPQMTITDLLGNPLPSDMMQAKSMDEIKIAWRKWLGMQVKIIDEYNRIPTRTQSALLTIMGDNYAEIYDQIYECPDAAWYLTANDDAGGGTYQVIEALKDRIDVVVKAPHFNTRFIKELIQRVEEGYKPESLVPKEIIFSEEEMKNIGEQIKQVNFPPGLRRRMEFFASQFEFMEYAGEQLEYKTKDTAKLSATDFSRLSSLETGKDKIKDIGSQTKNGLSVRAIFTCINYAKALAYFRGLREVTLDDLSHVLPFVLHDKLVQNIDSPFFEEADNQIYRSDRVSWIRKLFTLSLSEYERLGLDKNDKIAKLSETFEMGLEGLSAKETKQRLVEIEKEIESISKQRKLYGHMFDDLLNLKYLHQRYTNYLKWAESNV, encoded by the coding sequence ATGACTTCGACTCCAAATAAACTTTCTGCATCACCAACCATCCCACAAAACAAGAGTAAGGAGAAAAAATTCGATATCTCAGACATTCTGGAAGATGGTCCAATCCCTTTGGGAAAGGGGGATACACAAAACCTTGATTTGGATGAAAAATTAAGGAAGGCATATTTTTGGATCACAAACTTTGCCATCATCAATCCGTTTTATGACATTGAATACAATGACACACCACCATTAAGGTTTTCGATTGGTGATTCTAAATCCACTATCACACTCCCAACTGCACAAAGTTATTCGAGTTTTGTTTTACTCCCTCTATTATCTCTGATCGTAAAAGGAAAATGTTTGTTAGTTGGTGGACCCGGGCGAGGAAAAACTGCATCGGCAATTCTAATGGGAGTTCTTGCTGGTTATTCCATCAAAGAAATCAAACGAGCCATTCAACATGGCCAACCACAGATGACAATTACAGATCTATTAGGGAACCCTCTTCCAAGTGATATGATGCAAGCCAAATCAATGGATGAAATCAAAATTGCATGGCGAAAATGGCTTGGGATGCAAGTAAAAATCATCGATGAATACAATCGGATTCCCACAAGGACCCAGTCTGCCCTACTCACAATCATGGGAGATAACTACGCTGAGATTTATGACCAAATTTATGAATGTCCTGATGCCGCTTGGTATTTAACTGCAAATGATGATGCAGGTGGTGGTACTTACCAAGTCATTGAAGCACTAAAGGATAGGATTGATGTAGTAGTAAAGGCTCCACACTTTAACACTCGCTTTATCAAAGAACTCATCCAAAGGGTTGAAGAAGGTTATAAACCCGAATCCCTCGTACCCAAAGAAATCATTTTTTCGGAAGAGGAAATGAAAAACATTGGGGAACAAATCAAACAAGTAAACTTTCCACCAGGTCTTCGACGTCGGATGGAATTTTTTGCCTCTCAATTTGAATTTATGGAATATGCAGGTGAACAATTGGAATACAAAACCAAGGACACTGCAAAACTAAGTGCCACTGATTTTAGCAGGTTGTCTTCTTTAGAAACCGGAAAAGATAAAATCAAAGACATCGGATCCCAAACAAAAAATGGACTGAGTGTACGAGCCATCTTTACTTGTATCAATTATGCAAAGGCACTCGCTTATTTTAGGGGACTCCGTGAAGTAACACTCGATGACCTAAGCCACGTATTACCATTTGTTTTACATGATAAATTGGTTCAAAATATAGACTCACCCTTTTTTGAAGAAGCAGATAACCAAATTTACCGCAGTGATCGAGTGAGTTGGATTCGAAAATTATTTACATTATCACTCAGCGAATACGAACGACTTGGTTTAGATAAAAACGATAAAATTGCCAAACTTTCGGAAACATTCGAAATGGGATTGGAAGGTTTATCGGCAAAAGAAACCAAACAAAGACTTGTAGAAATTGAGAAAGAAATCGAATCAATATCCAAACAACGAAAGTTATACGGGCATATGTTTGATGATTTATTAAACTTAAAGTATTTACACCAAAGGTATACAAATTATTTAAAGTGGGCGGAATCGAATGTATGA
- a CDS encoding TIGR01777 family oxidoreductase — protein sequence MKIGILGGTGLIGTSFITTAIKNGHQFRVFSRQKSIPKSLSSISGIEFVTCILPQSSDLEGLDAIINLVGEPIAGVRWTEERKQLISTSRIEFTRGLVARILDLKQPPKVFLNASAVGYYGMSESEHLAYTETSPPGDDFLAKLCVEWENQTNPLKVNGIRTVLLRTGIVLSPKGGALEKMIPPFLLGVGGAIASGQQGMSWIHISDFIKATIHLMTNEQTNGAYNLVSPNPTSNAEFSKQLAKTLKRPNLFKVPSFAIQALFGEGSVVVTKGQYVVPERLLQSGYEFQFQNLDAALSNLLEKN from the coding sequence ATGAAAATAGGAATTTTAGGTGGAACGGGCCTGATTGGAACGTCATTCATCACCACAGCGATCAAAAACGGCCATCAATTTCGTGTTTTTTCTCGTCAGAAATCCATTCCCAAATCTCTTTCCTCAATCTCTGGCATAGAATTTGTAACTTGCATTCTTCCCCAATCTTCCGATTTAGAGGGGCTTGATGCCATCATCAATTTAGTTGGCGAGCCGATTGCGGGCGTTAGGTGGACTGAAGAAAGAAAACAGTTAATCAGTACTTCGAGAATCGAATTCACTCGAGGGCTAGTTGCTCGTATCTTAGATTTAAAACAACCACCCAAAGTTTTTTTGAATGCAAGTGCAGTTGGTTATTATGGAATGTCTGAGTCCGAACACCTTGCGTACACAGAAACCTCACCACCGGGAGATGATTTTTTAGCAAAACTCTGTGTTGAATGGGAAAACCAAACAAATCCTCTGAAAGTGAATGGAATCCGCACGGTTTTACTCCGAACAGGGATTGTACTTTCTCCAAAAGGTGGTGCATTGGAAAAGATGATTCCGCCATTTCTTCTTGGAGTAGGAGGTGCGATTGCTTCTGGACAACAAGGTATGAGTTGGATTCATATATCCGATTTTATCAAAGCAACGATTCACCTAATGACAAATGAACAAACAAATGGAGCTTATAATTTAGTTTCTCCCAACCCCACAAGTAATGCAGAGTTTTCCAAACAATTGGCAAAAACTTTAAAACGCCCAAATCTTTTTAAGGTACCTAGTTTCGCTATACAAGCGTTATTTGGAGAAGGCAGTGTCGTTGTGACAAAAGGGCAGTATGTAGTGCCTGAACGATTGTTACAATCGGGATATGAGTTTCAGTTTCAAAATTTAGATGCGGCACTCTCAAATCTTTTAGAAAAAAACTGA
- a CDS encoding c-type cytochrome yields the protein MNSKKVLVSLLAVSFAFVMVACGDSKPKEEAPAVQETSASADPDLAKGEELYLQNCSSCHGEKGAGDGAAAAALNPKPRNYKAPAAEWKNGNTIAGITKTLKEGIKGSPMVAYGHLGDDNVKILAKYVEHLSKN from the coding sequence ATGAACTCAAAAAAAGTATTAGTCTCTCTACTCGCTGTCTCCTTCGCATTTGTGATGGTGGCTTGTGGCGACTCCAAACCAAAAGAAGAAGCACCTGCAGTGCAAGAAACCAGTGCCAGTGCTGATCCTGATTTAGCGAAAGGGGAAGAACTTTACCTCCAAAACTGTTCTTCTTGCCATGGTGAAAAAGGGGCTGGTGACGGAGCTGCTGCAGCTGCACTCAATCCAAAACCACGTAACTACAAAGCTCCAGCTGCTGAGTGGAAAAATGGAAACACAATCGCAGGAATCACTAAAACTTTGAAAGAAGGAATCAAAGGATCTCCAATGGTAGCTTATGGCCATTTGGGTGATGACAATGTCAAAATCCTTGCAAAATACGTAGAACACCTTTCTAAAAATTAA
- a CDS encoding STAS domain-containing protein produces the protein MMEEFKIRLGFENGGNLPVIHISGEITSEAEEEIVQSYESIPQDKRTRVILNFSETSYINSAGIATLISLITKSSENQGKIEFAGLNTHFRKVMDIVGLTDFVLIHDSLNSALAQV, from the coding sequence ATGATGGAAGAGTTTAAGATTCGATTGGGTTTTGAGAATGGTGGAAACCTCCCTGTGATCCACATTTCTGGCGAAATCACATCCGAAGCGGAAGAAGAAATTGTGCAATCTTACGAATCGATTCCACAAGACAAACGCACACGAGTGATCCTCAACTTTTCCGAAACCTCGTACATCAACTCAGCTGGCATCGCCACTCTCATCAGTCTCATTACAAAATCTTCTGAGAACCAAGGTAAAATTGAATTCGCAGGTCTCAACACCCACTTTCGAAAGGTGATGGACATTGTGGGTTTAACTGATTTTGTTCTCATCCACGATTCTCTCAATTCTGCACTCGCCCAAGTGTAA